One genomic segment of Kiritimatiella glycovorans includes these proteins:
- a CDS encoding type II secretion system protein, which translates to MKKMIKKSGFTLVEIMIVVAIIGLLAAIGIPSFQKARANALEKSKENNVRMIETAVEQWAMDQGLTNDSDVSGWTTNTVSEYIKGGLDALTVGNGTNDENTVELSEINALTVGEVLEVSDFY; encoded by the coding sequence ATGAAGAAGATGATTAAGAAATCAGGGTTTACCCTGGTGGAAATCATGATCGTCGTGGCGATCATCGGTCTGCTGGCCGCGATCGGTATTCCGTCGTTCCAGAAGGCTCGCGCGAACGCGCTCGAAAAGAGCAAGGAAAACAACGTTCGCATGATCGAAACCGCGGTCGAGCAGTGGGCGATGGACCAGGGACTGACGAATGATTCGGATGTCTCGGGTTGGACCACAAACACGGTGTCCGAGTATATTAAGGGTGGTCTGGATGCCCTGACGGTGGGTAACGGCACAAACGACGAAAACACAGTTGAGCTGAGCGAAATCAACGCTCTCACGGTCGGCGAAGTTCTGGAAGTCAGCGACTTCTATTGA